The following are encoded together in the Oceanobacillus zhaokaii genome:
- a CDS encoding low molecular weight protein-tyrosine-phosphatase, with the protein MIRVLFVCLGNICRSPMAEAIFRDLIIKENLVDKISVDSGGTGDWHIGKGPHKGTSQVLELKGISFEGIIARQVNEKDWDDFDYIIAMDEQNVADLHSIRKAQDDQVVIARLMDFVEQPKEENVPDPYYTGNFDYTYQLVSEGCTQLLNYIKEKHSLT; encoded by the coding sequence ATGATACGTGTACTATTCGTTTGTCTAGGGAATATTTGCAGATCACCAATGGCAGAAGCAATTTTCCGTGATCTGATAATAAAGGAGAATCTAGTGGATAAAATTTCCGTAGATTCTGGCGGAACTGGAGATTGGCATATCGGCAAGGGACCTCATAAAGGCACGAGTCAGGTGCTAGAGCTTAAAGGGATTTCTTTTGAAGGAATTATTGCTCGTCAAGTAAATGAAAAGGACTGGGATGATTTTGATTACATTATTGCAATGGATGAACAAAATGTAGCTGACCTTCACTCCATCCGCAAGGCCCAGGATGATCAGGTTGTTATAGCAAGGCTTATGGACTTTGTAGAACAACCAAAGGAAGAAAATGTTCCAGATCCATACTATACTGGAAATTTCGACTATACGTATCAGTTAGTATCTGAAGGTTGTACTCAGTTACTTAACTATATAAAAGAAAAACATTCACTTACATAA
- the mreBH gene encoding rod-share determining protein MreBH yields the protein MFSNAEIGIDLGTANILVYSKTKGIVLNEPSVVAIDINTKQVVAVGIEAKEMIGKTPQNIIPIRPLRDGVIADYDVTSQMLKALLKKVSKKIGMSMRKPSVVVCTPSGSTTVERRAIHNAVTSYGAKHVHLIEEPVAAAIGADLPVDEPIANVVIDIGGGTTEVGIISFGGVVSCNSVRIGGDRIDEEIIQNIRKHYNILIGERTAENIKMEIGYAHPNHQEATMEVRGRDMVTGLPKTITVSSTEVYAAIKESLDQILETVRATLEDCPPELSGDIVDHGIVLTGGGSLLNGMQEWLANEISVPVHMAPNPLESVAIGTGRALKMLNKLQKAAK from the coding sequence ATGTTTTCAAATGCAGAAATTGGAATAGATTTAGGTACTGCGAACATTCTCGTCTATTCTAAGACGAAGGGAATTGTTCTGAACGAGCCATCTGTTGTGGCGATTGATATTAATACAAAACAAGTGGTTGCTGTAGGTATAGAAGCGAAAGAAATGATTGGAAAAACACCACAAAACATTATTCCGATTCGCCCATTAAGAGATGGCGTTATAGCGGATTATGATGTTACGTCACAAATGTTAAAGGCATTATTAAAGAAAGTAAGTAAGAAAATTGGGATGTCGATGCGTAAACCTTCTGTGGTTGTTTGTACACCTTCTGGCAGCACAACAGTAGAACGACGTGCCATCCATAATGCAGTTACAAGCTATGGTGCAAAACATGTCCATTTAATTGAAGAACCAGTTGCGGCTGCAATTGGTGCTGATCTGCCTGTTGATGAGCCAATTGCAAATGTTGTTATTGATATTGGCGGTGGGACAACCGAGGTTGGAATTATTTCATTTGGTGGTGTTGTATCTTGTAATTCCGTTCGTATCGGTGGCGATCGAATAGATGAAGAGATTATTCAAAATATCCGTAAGCATTATAATATTCTTATCGGTGAACGAACAGCTGAAAATATTAAAATGGAAATCGGTTATGCGCATCCGAATCATCAGGAAGCTACAATGGAGGTTCGTGGTCGTGATATGGTTACAGGTCTACCAAAGACGATTACCGTATCATCAACCGAGGTATATGCAGCGATTAAAGAATCTCTAGACCAAATTTTAGAAACGGTTCGTGCTACATTAGAAGATTGTCCACCCGAGCTTAGTGGCGACATTGTCGACCACGGAATTGTACTAACTGGGGGCGGAAGTCTATTAAATGGAATGCAAGAATGGCTTGCTAACGAGATTAGTGTTCCCGTACACATGGCTCCGAATCCACTAGAATCGGTAGCAATCGGTACTGGACGCGCTTTAAAGATGTTGAATAAACTGCAAAAAGCAGCAAAATAA
- a CDS encoding CaiB/BaiF CoA transferase family protein: protein MTGALENITVLDLSRVLAGPYCTMILGDLGAEIIKVEAPGGSDETRKWGPPFQHEISAYYLSANRNKKSITVNLKSEDGIKVIKQLAEKSDVVIHNFKTGTMERLGIDYDVLSAINPEIVYCSITGFGETGPMKDMPGYDFIIQAMSGLMSITGDEKSGPQKLGVAITDILTGLYACIGIQAALLERENSHVGQKLDISLYDTAVSSLVNIGSSYLMSDKIPSALGNQHANIVPYQTFQTFDGEMVIAVGNNRQFQALCTILEIPTISSDQRFSTNPERVKHRERLIPILQQVLLTKTTAYWLEKCHENNIPCGPIQNIEEVTLDPQLHERNMFIDYEHPTAGPIKMIGSPLKFSRTPVTMRHHPPNAGEHNEAIFSKLIDEEMEK from the coding sequence TTGACAGGTGCATTAGAGAATATTACGGTACTAGATTTATCAAGAGTGCTGGCAGGACCATACTGCACAATGATACTGGGCGATCTCGGTGCAGAGATAATAAAAGTTGAAGCTCCAGGTGGAAGTGACGAGACACGTAAATGGGGACCACCATTCCAGCATGAAATAAGCGCTTATTATTTATCGGCAAACCGCAATAAAAAGAGTATTACCGTAAATTTAAAGTCAGAAGATGGGATTAAAGTGATAAAACAACTCGCTGAAAAAAGTGATGTCGTCATTCATAATTTTAAAACAGGAACAATGGAAAGACTGGGAATCGATTACGATGTCCTATCCGCGATCAATCCCGAAATTGTTTATTGTTCAATTACAGGGTTCGGGGAAACAGGTCCAATGAAAGATATGCCTGGTTATGATTTCATTATCCAAGCAATGAGCGGTTTGATGAGCATTACTGGTGATGAAAAGTCTGGTCCACAGAAGCTTGGTGTAGCGATTACTGATATATTAACTGGGCTTTATGCTTGTATTGGAATTCAAGCAGCATTGCTAGAACGAGAGAATTCGCATGTGGGACAAAAGCTTGATATCTCCTTATATGACACAGCTGTGAGCTCCCTTGTAAATATCGGCAGCAGCTATTTAATGTCAGACAAGATTCCTTCCGCTTTAGGAAATCAGCATGCAAATATTGTTCCATATCAAACCTTCCAAACATTTGATGGAGAAATGGTAATCGCAGTTGGAAACAATCGGCAGTTTCAAGCATTATGTACAATTTTAGAAATTCCGACGATTAGCTCGGATCAGCGATTTTCTACGAATCCCGAAAGAGTAAAGCATCGCGAGCGATTAATTCCCATCCTGCAGCAAGTCTTGCTAACAAAGACAACTGCTTATTGGCTAGAGAAATGCCATGAAAACAATATTCCTTGTGGGCCAATTCAAAATATCGAGGAAGTTACACTTGATCCGCAGCTCCATGAAAGAAATATGTTCATTGATTATGAACATCCAACTGCTGGACCTATCAAAATGATTGGCAGTCCGCTAAAGTTTTCGAGAACTCCAGTGACGATGAGGCATCACCCTCCAAATGCCGGTGAGCATAATGAAGCGATTTTTTCCAAATTAATAGATGAGGAGATGGAGAAATGA
- a CDS encoding transporter substrate-binding domain-containing protein, producing the protein MKKLSLLLISLIIIAILSACGNASESEEEKGNSNENAAEDNTAAETDERWEKVQEAGELVVGTSGTLIAASYYDDADELTGYDVEVMKEIAKRLDLDISFEIMGIDSMLPAIQSGRIDAAANNIDITDKRKEEFNFSEPYKYSYTVMAVRESDNSGIESLEDLEGKKAGGGATTVYSQIAEKYGAEVVTYGNAPNEAYLSDVSNARTDVVINDYFLTKFGVAAFPDFDLHLHPTLKFHPTEQAVVLPKGADKLTEEINKVLGEMHEDGTLTELAIQFYEEDASKESEEEVEVIEGLEL; encoded by the coding sequence GTGAAGAAACTTAGTTTATTATTAATTTCACTTATAATTATTGCAATACTTAGTGCTTGTGGAAATGCAAGTGAAAGTGAAGAGGAGAAAGGCAATTCGAATGAAAACGCTGCAGAAGATAATACTGCAGCTGAAACAGATGAGCGTTGGGAGAAGGTACAAGAAGCAGGCGAGCTTGTAGTTGGAACCTCTGGTACATTAATTGCCGCGTCTTATTACGATGATGCAGATGAGTTAACAGGTTATGATGTAGAAGTTATGAAAGAAATAGCAAAACGTCTTGATTTGGATATTTCATTTGAAATTATGGGGATTGACAGCATGCTTCCAGCAATCCAGAGTGGCAGAATTGATGCAGCTGCAAATAATATTGATATAACGGATAAACGAAAAGAAGAATTTAATTTCAGCGAGCCATATAAATATTCTTACACAGTAATGGCAGTACGTGAATCCGATAATTCCGGCATTGAGTCATTAGAAGATTTAGAAGGTAAAAAAGCTGGCGGTGGAGCAACGACCGTATACAGTCAAATTGCTGAAAAGTATGGTGCTGAAGTTGTTACATACGGAAATGCACCAAACGAAGCTTATTTAAGTGATGTAAGTAATGCGAGAACAGATGTTGTAATTAATGATTATTTCTTAACGAAATTCGGTGTAGCAGCATTCCCAGACTTTGATTTGCATTTACACCCTACATTGAAATTCCATCCAACAGAACAAGCTGTCGTACTGCCTAAAGGTGCGGATAAGCTAACAGAGGAAATCAACAAAGTTTTGGGTGAAATGCATGAAGATGGCACACTAACAGAATTAGCTATTCAGTTCTATGAAGAGGATGCTTCTAAAGAGTCAGAAGAGGAAGTTGAAGTTATTGAAGGTCTAGAACTGTAG
- a CDS encoding transporter: MVFLPPQGPMRQQPQSPPPTFIPPMPSVSYIIDCLYQNTYVWLINGERFWFYPTRVEYGEVSGYRWNGAFWVFYGIDPRFIDAVACPPTPTLY, from the coding sequence ATGGTTTTTTTGCCACCACAAGGTCCAATGAGACAACAACCACAATCGCCTCCCCCAACATTCATTCCACCAATGCCTTCTGTATCCTATATCATTGACTGTTTATACCAAAACACATATGTATGGCTAATAAATGGAGAGCGCTTTTGGTTTTACCCAACACGTGTCGAGTATGGCGAAGTTTCTGGTTATAGATGGAACGGTGCCTTCTGGGTGTTTTATGGAATTGATCCAAGATTTATTGATGCTGTTGCCTGTCCTCCAACCCCTACCCTTTACTAA
- a CDS encoding glutaminase: MVQGIVNWNTQTTQKWLQNYVDDWVNFYQKNTNEGEVASYIPILQEANQHHLGISILGINGMEIKSGDVGIPFTIQSISKVFTFIIACIQRGVSYVLSKVDVEPTGGAFNSIMHLETRQVKKPFNPLVNAGAITITSMLVGDTPERKLEGFYQLLEKILGYRPALNIDVYKSENETSVRNRAIGYYLLELGYLESDLDLTLETYFKQCSIEITIDDLAKLGMILANDGVEPRTQEEIIPRQVARLAKVLMLTCGMYDASGKFAAYVGIPAKSGVSGGIVAVAPPRARDNQLPFLDGCGIGVYGPALDSQGNSIGGIRLLRHIANQWDLSIF; the protein is encoded by the coding sequence ATGGTACAAGGAATTGTAAACTGGAATACACAGACAACACAAAAATGGCTGCAAAATTATGTCGATGACTGGGTGAACTTTTATCAAAAGAATACGAATGAAGGTGAGGTAGCTTCCTATATCCCGATTTTGCAAGAAGCCAATCAGCATCATCTGGGAATCTCCATTCTTGGTATAAATGGAATGGAAATTAAATCTGGGGATGTCGGGATTCCATTTACCATTCAAAGTATTTCTAAAGTATTTACATTCATTATCGCCTGTATACAGCGAGGCGTTTCTTATGTACTATCCAAGGTTGACGTTGAACCAACAGGTGGGGCATTCAACTCGATTATGCATCTGGAAACGAGGCAGGTGAAGAAGCCATTTAACCCATTAGTAAATGCAGGTGCAATTACCATAACCTCCATGCTGGTTGGCGACACTCCTGAACGAAAGCTGGAAGGATTTTATCAATTACTTGAAAAAATATTGGGCTATCGTCCAGCATTAAATATCGATGTGTATAAATCTGAAAATGAAACCTCAGTACGTAACCGAGCAATTGGCTATTATTTATTGGAATTGGGTTATTTAGAGTCGGACCTGGACCTTACATTAGAAACTTATTTTAAACAATGTTCAATTGAGATTACGATTGATGACCTGGCAAAACTAGGTATGATTCTCGCAAATGATGGTGTGGAACCGAGAACACAAGAAGAAATTATTCCTAGACAGGTAGCAAGGCTCGCGAAGGTTTTGATGCTGACATGTGGAATGTACGATGCTTCAGGGAAATTTGCTGCGTATGTAGGTATACCAGCAAAAAGTGGTGTTTCTGGTGGGATTGTTGCTGTTGCGCCACCACGAGCTAGGGACAATCAGTTGCCATTTCTTGATGGATGTGGAATTGGCGTATATGGACCTGCACTAGATAGCCAAGGAAATAGCATTGGAGGCATTCGTCTATTGCGGCATATTGCGAATCAATGGGATCTGAGTATATTTTAA
- a CDS encoding heavy metal translocating P-type ATPase, giving the protein MNSYSFQSLSKQKKKKDLQFKTLYSTFKSHIELIAALLSGLLVLVTWLLSDYLTTTAWIILHLLAFTIGGYAKAKEGITETIRTRKLNVEMLMIFAAIGSVAIGYWTEGAILIFIFALSGALETYTMNRSNKAISALMELQPEIALLLKDGQEIRTPVSELKIEDQIIIRAGERIPADGIIIKGSTAIDESAINGESMPINKYNRHEVYAGTVALDGTIIVKITTKPNETLFQKIIQLVQTAQDEKSPSQLFIEKFESTYVNIVLITVAVMMFLPYLAFGWTMSESIYRAMVLLVVASPCALVASITPATLSAISNSAKNGILFKGGVHVENLSHIKAIALDKTGTLTNGKPEVTAAYFDANQNADEILNIIGAIEMESTHPLAQAIANYCTANLSKFRNIDVIDMKNVSGNGVTAIVENKRWMIGKAEFVGKESAKLFQNGIGTSLAAEGNTIVFAKVEDTIVAVFALKDTIRQTTKDAISKLQKHGIHTVMLTGDNELTAKAVAEEAGLDQYIANCLPQEKVDHVKNLRSKYKNIAMVGDGINDAPALASANVGIAMGEGTDVALETADVVLIKNNLAKITDAITLSSRMNRIIKQNVIFSLSVIFVLILTNYFQVLDLPLGVIGHEGSTILVILNGLRLLK; this is encoded by the coding sequence ATGAATTCTTATTCATTTCAATCGCTCAGCAAACAGAAAAAGAAAAAGGACTTGCAGTTTAAAACGCTTTATTCGACTTTTAAGTCACATATCGAATTAATTGCCGCTCTACTTAGCGGTCTACTTGTACTCGTGACATGGTTATTAAGCGATTATTTGACAACAACAGCTTGGATTATACTTCATCTGCTTGCTTTTACAATTGGTGGATACGCGAAGGCAAAAGAGGGAATTACCGAAACAATCCGAACGAGGAAACTAAATGTAGAAATGCTGATGATCTTCGCTGCTATTGGTTCTGTGGCAATTGGCTACTGGACAGAGGGAGCGATTCTTATCTTCATCTTCGCCCTTTCCGGTGCATTAGAAACTTATACGATGAATCGGAGTAATAAAGCAATTTCAGCTTTAATGGAACTTCAGCCTGAAATAGCTTTGCTATTAAAAGACGGTCAAGAAATTAGGACACCAGTATCTGAGTTAAAAATCGAGGATCAGATTATTATTCGTGCTGGGGAACGAATTCCTGCAGATGGAATAATTATTAAAGGTTCGACTGCTATTGATGAAAGTGCGATTAACGGAGAATCAATGCCAATAAATAAGTATAACAGACATGAGGTTTATGCTGGTACAGTTGCACTTGACGGTACCATAATAGTAAAAATTACTACCAAACCAAATGAAACCTTATTCCAGAAAATTATTCAGCTCGTACAAACGGCACAGGATGAGAAATCCCCTTCACAGTTATTTATTGAAAAATTTGAGAGTACCTATGTAAATATTGTTCTAATTACGGTTGCAGTGATGATGTTCCTTCCCTATCTCGCATTTGGCTGGACGATGTCTGAAAGTATTTACCGGGCAATGGTTCTACTTGTCGTTGCCTCACCTTGTGCATTAGTTGCTTCAATCACCCCGGCAACATTATCAGCAATTTCTAACAGCGCTAAGAATGGAATTTTATTTAAGGGCGGTGTCCACGTTGAAAATCTAAGTCATATAAAGGCAATTGCCCTTGATAAAACAGGAACACTGACTAACGGTAAGCCAGAGGTCACGGCTGCATACTTTGATGCGAATCAAAATGCAGACGAGATTCTGAACATTATCGGAGCAATCGAAATGGAATCCACCCACCCATTAGCACAAGCTATCGCAAACTATTGCACTGCCAATCTAAGTAAATTCAGGAATATTGACGTTATCGATATGAAAAATGTAAGCGGAAATGGTGTTACTGCAATAGTAGAAAACAAACGCTGGATGATTGGTAAGGCAGAATTTGTCGGAAAAGAAAGTGCAAAGCTTTTCCAAAATGGAATTGGCACTTCTTTAGCTGCAGAAGGAAATACAATCGTGTTTGCTAAAGTTGAGGATACAATTGTAGCTGTCTTTGCATTGAAGGATACCATTCGACAAACAACGAAGGATGCGATTAGCAAATTACAAAAACATGGCATTCACACAGTCATGCTTACTGGTGATAATGAATTAACCGCTAAGGCTGTAGCCGAGGAGGCTGGGCTTGACCAGTATATCGCCAATTGCCTGCCACAAGAAAAAGTTGACCATGTAAAGAACCTAAGAAGTAAATATAAAAATATAGCAATGGTTGGAGATGGCATCAATGATGCACCTGCATTAGCAAGTGCAAACGTAGGAATTGCGATGGGAGAAGGAACAGATGTGGCGTTAGAAACAGCAGATGTTGTACTCATTAAAAATAATCTCGCAAAAATCACAGATGCAATTACATTATCAAGCCGTATGAATCGAATCATCAAACAAAATGTTATCTTTTCATTGAGTGTTATTTTTGTCTTAATTCTTACAAACTATTTTCAAGTTTTAGATTTGCCTTTAGGCGTGATTGGTCATGAAGGAAGTACGATATTAGTTATTTTAAATGGTTTAAGGTTGTTGAAATAG
- a CDS encoding YtxH domain-containing protein, producing the protein MGRQKLILGVVIGAVVGGLATLTDKETRNYAKTKLDEAKSGATYVLQNPAEAVQNVRNTVDQLNHSITNGAESTINALEQVEGTLDKFVNKKEVKVVN; encoded by the coding sequence ATGGGCAGACAAAAATTAATATTAGGTGTAGTTATTGGTGCGGTTGTTGGAGGCTTGGCAACTCTAACGGATAAAGAAACTAGAAATTACGCAAAGACAAAGCTTGATGAGGCAAAATCAGGAGCTACTTATGTTTTACAAAATCCAGCAGAAGCAGTTCAAAATGTACGAAATACAGTTGATCAATTAAACCATAGCATCACAAATGGAGCTGAAAGCACGATTAATGCACTAGAGCAAGTGGAGGGTACTTTAGATAAATTCGTGAATAAAAAGGAAGTTAAAGTCGTAAATTAA
- a CDS encoding YihY/virulence factor BrkB family protein, with translation MRNIIAVWKQLFQRMEQVDIFGIAAQLAYFFLLSLFPFLLFLLNLVAYLPINEQMIIDIIGYYAPDDIVNLINTNVSRIINQQNGGLLSIGIIGTLWASSNAIHAIVKAFNRAYAIEENRSFVVSRLIAVILTISMVIVIMVSLLLPVFGRIIGEHIFGFFNLTSSFIVIWNALRWVISTFIFFIVLLALYKIAPNVPMPLKDAVWGAVISTILWQAISYGFSYYVNIIADYSVNYGSLGTVIVLMIWFYLLGIIIIIGGIVNVLVRDYRST, from the coding sequence GTGAGAAATATTATTGCAGTTTGGAAGCAGTTATTCCAACGTATGGAACAAGTGGATATATTCGGTATAGCTGCACAGTTAGCATATTTTTTCCTGCTGTCCCTTTTCCCGTTTCTTCTATTTCTGCTTAATCTCGTTGCTTATTTGCCAATTAATGAACAGATGATAATTGATATTATTGGCTATTATGCTCCTGACGATATCGTAAACTTAATTAATACGAATGTATCACGGATAATTAATCAGCAAAATGGAGGATTATTATCGATTGGAATTATTGGTACACTGTGGGCGTCATCAAATGCAATACATGCAATTGTAAAGGCCTTCAATAGAGCCTATGCCATTGAGGAAAATCGCTCTTTTGTAGTCTCAAGGTTAATTGCAGTCATCTTGACAATTTCAATGGTAATTGTAATTATGGTCTCGCTATTGCTTCCTGTATTTGGCAGAATAATCGGCGAACATATCTTTGGATTTTTTAATTTAACTTCAAGTTTTATTGTTATATGGAATGCGCTTCGTTGGGTAATCTCTACCTTTATTTTCTTTATTGTACTGCTTGCACTGTATAAGATAGCACCGAATGTTCCGATGCCCTTAAAGGATGCTGTTTGGGGAGCGGTCATTAGTACGATATTATGGCAAGCAATTTCCTATGGGTTCTCATATTACGTTAATATAATTGCCGATTATTCGGTGAATTATGGCAGCTTAGGAACTGTTATTGTCTTGATGATTTGGTTCTACCTGCTCGGCATCATCATTATTATAGGTGGGATTGTGAATGTACTAGTGAGAGATTATCGGTCAACATAA
- a CDS encoding chloramphenicol phosphotransferase CPT family protein encodes MDKPGKIIILNGTPRSGKSSIASVIQKTFEGVWMNFGVDQFMQMTPEQFQPGIGLRPGGELPELEPTIKIMYRAMYEAIAQFSRQGLNVVVDVGHHEGYSVPLRILPDCARILDGLPVLFIGVRCPIEVIMERRIKTWNVGYDDDFKVPKPVALWQKLVHIPGIYDIEVDTSVLSPEECAKLISQRLEDEQPPSAFQLIKDIENE; translated from the coding sequence GTGGATAAACCTGGAAAGATTATTATTCTAAACGGTACTCCCAGATCAGGAAAGTCAAGTATTGCTTCAGTAATCCAGAAAACATTTGAAGGTGTGTGGATGAACTTTGGGGTCGATCAGTTCATGCAGATGACTCCTGAACAATTTCAGCCTGGAATCGGTTTAAGACCTGGAGGTGAACTCCCCGAACTCGAACCGACTATAAAAATCATGTATCGAGCTATGTATGAGGCAATAGCACAATTCAGTCGTCAAGGACTTAACGTCGTGGTGGATGTAGGGCATCATGAGGGGTATTCAGTTCCGTTAAGAATTCTTCCAGATTGTGCCCGAATATTAGATGGACTTCCTGTTTTGTTTATAGGAGTTCGTTGTCCAATTGAAGTTATTATGGAACGACGAATCAAGACATGGAATGTTGGTTACGATGACGATTTTAAAGTACCAAAGCCAGTTGCTTTATGGCAGAAACTTGTTCATATACCTGGTATTTATGACATTGAAGTTGATACATCTGTACTAAGCCCTGAAGAGTGTGCTAAATTAATTTCCCAGAGACTAGAAGATGAGCAACCCCCGTCAGCTTTTCAGCTTATTAAGGACATAGAAAATGAATAA
- a CDS encoding SOS response-associated peptidase codes for MCGRYTLLADELEILQEYDLENPIESYQTSYNIAPGQQVLAIIHNGREKRAGYLRWGLIPSWAKDEKIGYKMINARSETADEKPSFKSLMAQKRCLIIADSFYEWKKTEREKQPKRIELKERKLFAFAGLWDKWVQNDKTVFTCTILTKDSNEFMQDIHHRMPIILPKDREDGWITPKKLQPEIAKQFLQTIEIDELKAYNVGNYVNAAKHNDLQCIEPIA; via the coding sequence ATGTGCGGGCGCTATACATTACTTGCAGATGAACTCGAAATTTTACAGGAATATGATTTAGAGAACCCGATCGAATCCTATCAAACAAGCTATAATATTGCACCAGGGCAGCAAGTATTAGCAATTATTCATAATGGCAGGGAAAAGCGTGCGGGATATTTACGCTGGGGACTTATACCATCCTGGGCAAAAGATGAAAAAATTGGCTATAAAATGATCAATGCAAGAAGCGAGACAGCAGATGAGAAACCAAGCTTTAAATCTTTAATGGCACAGAAACGATGTTTAATTATCGCCGATAGTTTTTATGAATGGAAAAAAACAGAGCGTGAGAAACAACCAAAGCGCATCGAGCTAAAAGAACGTAAATTATTTGCCTTTGCCGGGCTTTGGGATAAATGGGTACAAAATGATAAAACGGTATTTACATGCACTATTTTGACAAAGGACTCGAACGAATTTATGCAGGATATTCATCACCGCATGCCGATTATTTTACCAAAAGACAGGGAGGATGGATGGATTACTCCAAAAAAATTACAGCCAGAGATTGCAAAGCAGTTTTTACAAACAATCGAAATCGACGAGCTTAAGGCTTATAATGTTGGAAACTATGTAAATGCAGCAAAACATAATGATCTCCAGTGTATTGAGCCAATTGCGTAA
- a CDS encoding CAP domain-containing protein: protein MLKKIGVVTALSTALVFGGAFTTTADASANADQSNVQYKIYYSVNGEKGSITDANIKELLSQDKINDIVSKVTTRYNIQLPQNNVEKQAEQKVEQPTKKEQPAKAEQPKQKVEQPKQKVEQPKQKVEQPAKAEQPKQPVQEQPKAPAQQPVQEQPAEKKTETNNQNAALSQFEQEVVELTNQERAKQGLSALQVDTELSKVAREKSKDMASNGYFDHNSPTYGSPFDMMKSFGITYRTAGENIAMGQRTPAEVVEGWMNSEGHRANILNGEYTHIGVGYVENGNYWTQQFIGK from the coding sequence ATGCTTAAAAAGATAGGTGTCGTTACAGCATTATCAACAGCTTTAGTTTTTGGAGGTGCTTTTACAACAACTGCAGATGCGTCAGCAAACGCTGATCAATCGAATGTTCAATATAAAATCTATTATTCTGTGAATGGTGAAAAAGGTAGTATCACAGATGCAAATATTAAAGAATTATTATCACAAGATAAAATTAACGATATAGTAAGTAAAGTAACTACTCGTTATAATATTCAGTTGCCACAAAATAATGTAGAGAAACAAGCAGAGCAAAAAGTAGAACAACCTACTAAGAAAGAACAACCAGCTAAAGCAGAACAACCGAAACAAAAAGTAGAACAACCGAAACAAAAAGTAGAACAACCAAAACAAAAAGTAGAACAACCAGCTAAAGCAGAACAACCAAAACAACCAGTTCAAGAACAACCAAAAGCTCCAGCACAACAACCAGTTCAAGAACAGCCAGCTGAGAAAAAGACTGAAACAAACAATCAAAACGCTGCATTAAGTCAATTTGAACAAGAAGTAGTAGAATTAACAAACCAAGAAAGAGCAAAACAAGGTTTATCTGCACTTCAAGTTGATACAGAATTAAGCAAAGTAGCACGTGAAAAATCAAAAGATATGGCATCAAACGGATATTTCGATCACAATAGCCCAACATATGGTTCACCATTCGATATGATGAAGAGCTTCGGTATCACTTACCGCACAGCAGGTGAAAACATTGCAATGGGTCAACGTACACCAGCAGAAGTAGTAGAAGGTTGGATGAACAGTGAAGGTCACCGTGCTAACATCTTAAACGGCGAATACACACACATCGGTGTAGGATACGTTGAAAATGGCAACTACTGGACACAACAATTTATTGGTAAATAA